The following proteins are encoded in a genomic region of Arthrobacter jiangjiafuii:
- a CDS encoding iron-containing redox enzyme family protein: MKIPAPRGPLSTTLFDLLSAAEPPAAAALSELTTAARDAASATEDILRDEDIQLTLFCLYELHYSGLDGVSDDLEWNPGLVGLRLELEASFEAALRRTVPVPELTGSGSEAVAEELFRMAAADDGPSISRFVASKATADQLKEFLILRSVYQLKEADPHSWAIPRLPVGRAKAALIEIQADEYGGGRPERMHSHLFAVTMRGLELETEYGWYLDFVPALTLASSNAMSLFGLNRRLRGAIAGHLAAFEMTSSIPNSFYARGFRRLGFGEDVTYYFDEHVEADAVHEQIAARDLAGGLAESDPALLADVMFGAATVLTLDALMGRDQLQAWQEGRSALRAVDSDSSGAAAADALAGAAMAAGVTP, from the coding sequence ATGAAGATCCCCGCACCCCGCGGACCCCTCAGCACCACTCTCTTCGACCTGCTGTCCGCGGCGGAGCCGCCTGCTGCGGCCGCCCTGTCGGAGTTGACCACGGCAGCCCGGGACGCAGCTTCCGCCACTGAGGACATTCTTCGTGATGAGGACATCCAGCTGACCCTCTTCTGCCTCTACGAACTCCACTACAGCGGGTTGGACGGGGTATCGGATGACCTGGAATGGAATCCGGGCCTCGTAGGCCTGCGGCTGGAACTGGAGGCATCCTTTGAGGCTGCCCTTCGCCGTACCGTCCCCGTCCCGGAGCTGACCGGGTCCGGCAGCGAGGCGGTTGCCGAGGAACTGTTCCGGATGGCAGCCGCCGACGACGGACCCAGCATTTCCCGCTTTGTCGCCTCCAAGGCGACAGCCGACCAGTTGAAGGAATTCCTGATCCTGCGCTCGGTTTACCAGCTTAAGGAAGCCGACCCGCACAGCTGGGCCATCCCCCGCCTGCCGGTCGGCCGGGCGAAGGCCGCCCTGATTGAGATCCAGGCCGACGAATACGGCGGCGGACGCCCGGAGCGCATGCACTCGCACCTCTTCGCCGTGACGATGCGGGGCCTGGAGCTGGAAACCGAGTACGGCTGGTACCTGGATTTTGTGCCCGCGCTGACACTGGCCTCCTCCAACGCCATGTCCCTGTTCGGGCTGAACCGTCGGCTGCGCGGTGCCATCGCCGGACATCTGGCTGCGTTCGAGATGACCTCCTCCATCCCCAACTCTTTCTACGCCCGCGGCTTCCGTCGGCTGGGCTTCGGTGAGGATGTCACTTACTACTTCGACGAGCATGTGGAAGCCGACGCCGTGCACGAACAGATAGCGGCCAGGGACCTGGCGGGCGGCCTCGCAGAGTCGGATCCGGCCCTGCTGGCCGATGTGATGTTCGGTGCCGCCACCGTGCTGACCTTGGATGCACTGATGGGCCGGGACCAGCTCCAGGCCTGGCAGGAGGGCCGCTCCGCGTTGCGGGCTGTGGACTCCGACTCTTCCGGAGCCGCAGCAGCCGACGCCCTGGCCGGAGCGGCAATGGCCGCCGGGGTCACCCCGTGA
- a CDS encoding CDGSH iron-sulfur domain-containing protein, translating into MTPEGNGRDQDCACCPASEVPAESGTGRPAASVVACPNGPLLVRGDFEIVTPDGVPIPRDRGTVALCRCGGSAIKPYCDGTHKLMKFDTTRRRPAPAAVVNEIPGSTED; encoded by the coding sequence GTGACGCCGGAGGGCAACGGCAGGGACCAGGACTGCGCCTGCTGCCCGGCATCGGAGGTCCCCGCGGAATCCGGTACCGGGCGCCCTGCCGCCTCGGTAGTTGCCTGCCCCAACGGGCCGCTGCTGGTGCGGGGGGACTTTGAGATCGTGACTCCCGACGGCGTTCCGATCCCCCGGGACCGGGGAACTGTCGCGTTGTGCCGCTGCGGCGGGTCGGCGATCAAGCCGTACTGCGACGGGACCCACAAACTGATGAAGTTCGACACAACGCGCCGTCGTCCGGCCCCTGCCGCCGTCGTCAACGAAATTCCGGGCAGCACCGAAGACTAA
- a CDS encoding GNAT family N-acetyltransferase: MTEHSRDDVDLSRNRDHNRFELRVGGELAGTAEYVDEPDGIALTHTVVREEYRHQGYSSMLMRFAAEEIIASGRRIKPYCSYAAAYLGKHRELSHHVSWPQETR; this comes from the coding sequence ATGACCGAGCACAGCAGGGACGACGTTGACCTCTCCCGGAACCGCGACCATAACCGCTTCGAGCTGCGCGTGGGAGGTGAATTGGCGGGCACCGCAGAGTATGTGGACGAGCCCGACGGAATAGCGCTGACCCACACCGTGGTCCGTGAGGAATACCGGCACCAGGGATATTCGTCGATGCTGATGAGGTTTGCAGCAGAGGAGATTATCGCTTCGGGGCGGCGGATCAAGCCTTATTGCTCCTACGCCGCTGCGTACCTCGGGAAACACCGGGAGCTCAGCCACCACGTGTCCTGGCCGCAGGAGACCCGGTAG